In Trichocoleus desertorum NBK24, the following are encoded in one genomic region:
- the prfB gene encoding peptide chain release factor 2 (programmed frameshift): protein MDALEIKREIETLSERLGKTQDYLDVPALNAKIQDLEQIAAQPDFWDDQAQAQKTLQELNDLKSHLDQLGRWKNSLEDTRAILELLELEADEALLQEAQTNVSQLSRELDQWELQQLLSGPYDSKGAVLTINAGAGGTDAQDWAEMLLRMYTRWGEDHGYKVHLAEISEGDEAGIKSVTLEVDGKYAYGYLKVEKGTHRLVRISPFNANDKRQTSFAGVEVMPMIDSSVHLEIPEKDLEITTSRAGGKGGQNVNKVETAVRITHIPTGIAVRCTQERSQLQNKEKALVILKAKLLIIAQEQRAKEIADIRGDMVEAAWGNQIRNYVFHPYQLVKDLRTGVETTAIADVMNGELDFFIQACLRQDNQMVESQTA from the exons ATGGATGCACTAGAGATTAAACGCGAAATCGAAACGTTGTCTGAGCGCCTGGGTAAAACCCAGGACTATCTT GACGTTCCTGCCTTAAATGCCAAGATTCAAGATTTAGAACAAATTGCTGCCCAACCAGACTTTTGGGATGACCAAGCTCAGGCGCAAAAAACCCTGCAAGAGTTAAATGACCTCAAATCTCATTTGGATCAGCTAGGGCGATGGAAAAATAGCTTAGAAGATACTAGAGCCATCCTGGAATTGCTGGAGTTAGAAGCAGATGAAGCATTACTGCAAGAGGCCCAGACTAATGTTTCCCAACTGAGCCGCGAACTCGATCAGTGGGAACTGCAACAGTTGCTCTCTGGCCCCTATGACTCCAAAGGTGCCGTCTTGACAATTAATGCGGGGGCTGGGGGTACGGATGCTCAAGACTGGGCTGAAATGCTGTTAAGGATGTATACCCGTTGGGGCGAAGACCACGGCTATAAAGTTCATCTGGCAGAAATCTCGGAAGGGGATGAAGCGGGAATTAAGTCAGTCACGCTAGAAGTAGATGGCAAATACGCCTACGGCTACCTCAAAGTCGAGAAGGGAACCCATCGCCTTGTTCGCATTTCTCCCTTTAACGCCAACGACAAGCGGCAAACTAGCTTTGCGGGGGTGGAGGTGATGCCAATGATTGACAGCTCTGTACACCTAGAGATTCCAGAGAAAGACCTGGAAATTACGACCTCGCGGGCAGGAGGTAAGGGAGGTCAGAACGTCAACAAGGTAGAAACAGCGGTTCGCATCACTCATATTCCCACAGGCATTGCAGTGCGCTGTACTCAGGAGCGATCGCAGCTCCAGAACAAAGAAAAAGCGCTGGTGATCTTAAAGGCGAAACTGCTCATTATTGCTCAAGAGCAACGAGCTAAGGAGATTGCAGATATCCGAGGTGATATGGTAGAGGCCGCCTGGGGCAACCAAATTCGCAACTACGTATTCCACCCCTACCAGTTGGTGAAAGATTTACGAACTGGCGTGGAAACTACGGCGATCGCAGATGTGATGAATGGCGAGTTAGACTTCTTTATCCAAGCTTGTCTGCGCCAAGACAATCAAATGGTAGAGAGCCAAACGGCTTAA
- a CDS encoding PCRF domain-containing protein, which produces MKIRIEELELALTEPELTSCYPNRVDWQRVSAIQQMQLEYQHLNFLLQTLDWWQVSLLDLRAAVELLGSKLDVALFQEAEEMTTHLGQKLDQWELQQQYASSYDFRGVFLEIQASTNDADTQYWTEMLLRMYGRFGELNNYPVRLIDEEMGEIGWKSVTIEINAYYAYGYLRTESGVHRLTRISPFSVDQKTSLAIVRVMPILDDLAKWQIPEADLQVVTFDAPRGNVNRLDLSIKVIHSPTGVSAVCRDGRSQGQNKAKAISVLKAKLFAIAQAQGVASISEIQPQRIATIRSELLLRDYLFDESRVKDHRTGEETTNLAAVLDGELDRRLSLR; this is translated from the coding sequence ATCAAAATCAGAATTGAAGAATTAGAGCTAGCTTTAACTGAGCCTGAGCTTACTAGTTGCTACCCTAATCGAGTTGATTGGCAACGGGTCTCTGCTATCCAGCAAATGCAACTAGAGTATCAGCATCTAAATTTTTTGCTGCAAACACTTGATTGGTGGCAGGTGAGCTTGCTGGACCTCAGAGCCGCCGTGGAATTGTTAGGCTCAAAATTGGATGTGGCTCTGTTTCAAGAAGCAGAGGAAATGACTACTCATCTTGGTCAAAAGCTTGATCAGTGGGAATTACAACAGCAATACGCTAGCTCTTACGACTTTCGAGGAGTATTTCTAGAAATTCAGGCAAGCACAAATGACGCCGACACTCAGTATTGGACTGAGATGCTACTACGCATGTATGGTCGCTTTGGAGAACTCAATAACTACCCAGTCCGGTTAATAGATGAGGAAATGGGAGAGATTGGTTGGAAGTCTGTCACGATAGAAATCAATGCCTACTATGCCTATGGCTATCTAAGGACAGAATCAGGAGTTCATCGTCTAACCAGGATTTCACCGTTTAGTGTCGACCAGAAGACGAGTTTGGCAATTGTGAGAGTGATGCCGATCTTGGATGACTTAGCAAAGTGGCAGATTCCTGAAGCTGACCTACAGGTCGTGACTTTTGATGCACCCAGAGGAAATGTGAATCGGCTCGATCTGTCGATTAAGGTGATCCATTCTCCGACTGGTGTCTCCGCAGTTTGTCGAGATGGACGATCGCAGGGGCAGAACAAAGCTAAAGCCATTTCAGTCTTAAAAGCCAAGCTATTCGCGATCGCTCAAGCTCAAGGGGTCGCTTCTATCTCTGAGATTCAGCCGCAAAGAATAGCCACAATCCGCTCAGAGCTATTGCTGCGAGATTATCTGTTTGATGAAAGTAGAGTTAAAGATCACCGAACTGGTGAAGAAACAACAAACCTTGCAGCAGTACTGGATGGTGAACTCGATCGCCGACTCTCGCTAAGATGA
- a CDS encoding Bax inhibitor-1 family protein, translating to MSNTSNFRNAIREAKTQALIGPNVIANALPYLGAGLLLTALGTYGGLQVFSTNPGLFFPTFWGALILELILFFVARGVAEKGQNGVALPLLATYSLLSGYTLTGLVAVALGTPGVGIPGMGIAALGCGVTFIAARQIGSNLSEQDGFALAQTVRLGVIALLVVLVGQLLCSFFGIYTPTWLEIGISGLGVLLFAGVAVVDFYVLPRAYRDDQYLPAALSMYLTYINLFVFILRLLIAINSRD from the coding sequence ATGAGCAATACTAGTAACTTCCGCAATGCCATTCGTGAGGCCAAGACGCAAGCGTTAATTGGCCCTAATGTCATTGCCAATGCTCTGCCTTACTTAGGGGCAGGGTTGCTCTTAACGGCGCTCGGTACTTATGGCGGCTTACAAGTCTTCAGTACCAACCCAGGTCTATTCTTCCCTACATTTTGGGGCGCTCTGATTCTAGAGCTAATTCTATTTTTCGTAGCGCGTGGAGTTGCGGAGAAGGGGCAAAATGGCGTTGCCTTACCCCTACTCGCAACCTACAGTTTACTGTCTGGATACACCTTGACAGGGCTGGTCGCTGTGGCTTTAGGGACACCGGGCGTAGGCATACCAGGAATGGGTATTGCTGCGCTAGGTTGTGGCGTTACCTTTATTGCAGCTCGGCAAATTGGCTCTAACTTGTCTGAGCAGGATGGTTTTGCTCTAGCTCAAACAGTTCGCCTTGGTGTTATCGCCTTGCTGGTGGTACTGGTAGGTCAGCTTCTTTGTAGCTTCTTCGGTATTTACACTCCGACTTGGCTCGAAATTGGCATTTCTGGCCTTGGGGTTTTGCTATTTGCTGGGGTGGCGGTTGTAGACTTCTACGTTCTACCCCGTGCTTACCGAGATGATCAGTATTTACCTGCGGCTCTCTCGATGTATCTCACGTACATCAACTTGTTCGTCTTTATCTTAAGACTGCTAATTGCGATCAACAGTCGCGACTAG
- a CDS encoding RNA polymerase sigma factor SigF: MTTQSSPRSQVMELLVAYHQTPSVSRRNQLVRLNAGLVRKIAHQVSHQCAEPYEDLEQIGHLGLIRAIERFDPSQGCAFSSFAVPYIRGEMLHFLRDRGNTVKIPRRWQDLQKEGQKVRESLMKELGRQPQDAEIASELGVSVNEWRNVKLAGKNRSLLSLDATVSQQVDSTVTLGDMIPDAHYQTLQLLEEDRQQLQRALSQLEDKTRAAIELVYFSDLSRKEVAERIEVSPMTVTRRIQRGIQQMVAYLQPQELQSEP, from the coding sequence ATGACTACTCAATCTTCTCCCCGCTCTCAAGTCATGGAACTCCTGGTTGCCTACCACCAGACCCCCTCCGTCTCTCGGCGCAACCAACTCGTCCGCCTCAACGCTGGACTCGTGCGGAAGATTGCTCACCAAGTCAGCCATCAGTGTGCAGAACCTTACGAAGACCTGGAGCAAATCGGTCATCTCGGCCTCATCCGCGCCATCGAGCGTTTCGATCCTTCTCAAGGTTGTGCCTTTAGCTCTTTTGCCGTTCCCTACATTCGCGGTGAGATGCTCCACTTCCTCCGCGATCGCGGCAACACAGTGAAAATCCCCCGTCGCTGGCAAGATTTGCAGAAGGAAGGGCAGAAGGTGCGTGAGTCTTTGATGAAAGAGTTGGGACGGCAGCCTCAGGACGCAGAAATCGCCAGTGAGTTGGGTGTCTCAGTCAACGAGTGGCGCAATGTCAAACTCGCAGGGAAGAATCGCTCCTTGTTGAGCTTGGATGCTACGGTTTCGCAACAAGTAGACTCCACAGTAACCCTCGGCGACATGATCCCCGATGCTCACTACCAGACCTTGCAGTTGCTCGAAGAAGACCGCCAGCAGTTGCAGAGAGCGCTGAGCCAGCTAGAAGACAAGACCAGAGCCGCGATCGAGCTAGTGTACTTCAGTGACTTGTCCCGTAAAGAAGTGGCAGAGCGGATTGAGGTCAGCCCCATGACCGTGACCCGACGCATCCAGAGAGGCATTCAGCAGATGGTGGCTTATCTCCAGCCTCAAGAATTGCAATCTGAGCCTTAA
- a CDS encoding DUF3352 domain-containing protein codes for MLQRVALSFLALLAISSSRAIAQPSSPPNIDIAESSASITATLPANVAGVLFVNTSTEAWTTLTQFQLFAEAGPFLAGLPSLFLGLDLTADVQPWLGERVAIALMPYTQSASPSANSLESNPANSSEPPSDSINADRTLLIAPIKDASRLTTFLDKLKVSRGQLPVERQYKGITVWEWPAEKPALCDDAADPSCIPESEIDIPESETESAPEDIPESPSESEPVQPSEPGSQVPSKTHQAFSKLKAVGPTLTLPLPPVPGGALPIPSIPNARPGLAIAVLPGYLVTATSSAAIEQLIDARTSNSPALAANPQFQRTMQHPQFQRSLLVGYGNIAEIARFPQPKFPIPTAPPTPTEEPTSQPQTSLPDKLKAVPKPSNPAPMVGVPMEGLNIGLERLAQDYSTVDGYVWLQPEGVRTQISSYYKTPQPTKADVLTPNADQILTRMPGASFLVSSSRNLKHQWQSVIDVTQAEPSLEPALTVIRDGIRSLSGLDLERDWLPWMDGEYSAFLFPNNQGPFSRLYPNLDLGVGLVMQTSDRPAAEAALKKFDQFVKTQASGFLSIATRTIEGQPVTSWEFEEAGDRQSFFAHSWVDQDTLVVTTGLGPMKALNPKPYLPLNQNRTFKTATDSFSRPNQGYFYTNMGASLSFIYGLFQPYSNAPEMREVKRWLGTVYSISASNSATPEKQQFDSLLVLAPTRKP; via the coding sequence TTGCTACAGCGTGTCGCATTATCCTTTCTTGCACTGCTAGCGATTAGTTCCAGTCGTGCAATTGCACAACCCAGCTCTCCACCTAATATTGATATTGCCGAGTCTTCTGCCTCTATCACCGCTACGTTACCTGCCAATGTCGCAGGGGTGCTGTTCGTCAACACGAGTACTGAAGCTTGGACAACCCTGACTCAGTTTCAGCTGTTTGCAGAAGCGGGGCCTTTTTTGGCAGGATTGCCTTCGCTTTTCCTGGGTCTAGACTTGACTGCTGATGTGCAGCCTTGGTTAGGGGAGCGAGTGGCGATCGCGCTTATGCCGTACACCCAGTCAGCGAGTCCTTCAGCTAACAGCTTAGAGAGCAATCCAGCTAACAGCTCAGAGCCTCCTTCAGACTCTATCAATGCCGACCGTACCCTCCTGATCGCTCCCATCAAAGACGCCAGCCGACTCACTACTTTTTTAGACAAGCTCAAAGTGTCCCGTGGTCAGCTCCCGGTTGAGCGGCAATATAAAGGTATAACGGTCTGGGAATGGCCCGCTGAAAAGCCAGCGCTTTGTGACGATGCAGCCGATCCGTCCTGTATTCCAGAGTCAGAAATAGATATTCCAGAGTCGGAAACAGAATCGGCCCCAGAAGACATCCCAGAATCGCCTTCTGAATCGGAGCCAGTTCAACCGAGCGAACCGGGTTCTCAAGTTCCATCTAAGACCCATCAGGCATTTTCTAAGCTCAAAGCGGTTGGGCCGACACTGACTCTCCCCTTGCCTCCAGTTCCCGGAGGGGCGCTACCCATTCCTTCTATTCCTAATGCTCGCCCAGGTCTGGCGATCGCCGTCTTGCCTGGTTACTTGGTGACAGCGACCAGTTCAGCCGCGATCGAACAGTTAATTGATGCCCGTACTAGCAACAGCCCAGCCCTCGCAGCAAATCCGCAGTTTCAGCGCACGATGCAGCATCCGCAGTTTCAGCGATCGCTGTTGGTAGGTTATGGCAACATCGCCGAAATTGCCCGCTTTCCGCAACCCAAGTTTCCTATTCCCACAGCACCTCCTACCCCTACAGAGGAACCTACTTCTCAGCCTCAAACTTCTCTGCCCGACAAGCTAAAGGCAGTTCCAAAACCATCTAATCCTGCGCCAATGGTAGGTGTACCGATGGAAGGGTTGAACATTGGCTTGGAACGTTTGGCCCAAGATTACAGCACGGTTGATGGCTATGTTTGGTTGCAGCCAGAGGGAGTTCGCACCCAAATTAGTTCTTATTACAAAACGCCTCAACCGACCAAAGCTGATGTTCTTACTCCTAATGCTGACCAGATTCTGACGCGGATGCCTGGAGCTTCTTTTCTAGTCAGTAGCAGCCGTAATCTCAAACATCAATGGCAGTCGGTCATAGACGTTACTCAAGCGGAACCGAGCTTAGAGCCAGCTTTAACGGTGATTCGGGATGGTATTCGGAGTCTGAGTGGTTTGGATTTGGAGCGCGATTGGCTACCTTGGATGGATGGGGAATATTCAGCATTTCTGTTTCCCAACAATCAAGGCCCCTTCAGTCGCCTTTATCCCAATCTGGACTTGGGTGTGGGTTTAGTGATGCAGACTAGCGATCGCCCTGCCGCTGAAGCCGCCCTGAAAAAGTTTGATCAGTTTGTCAAGACGCAAGCCAGTGGCTTTTTAAGCATTGCGACTCGTACCATTGAAGGACAACCTGTCACCAGTTGGGAATTTGAAGAAGCAGGCGATCGCCAAAGTTTCTTTGCTCACAGTTGGGTGGATCAAGATACGTTGGTCGTTACGACTGGGCTTGGCCCAATGAAGGCGCTCAATCCGAAGCCCTATTTGCCACTCAACCAAAACCGTACATTCAAAACCGCGACTGATTCTTTTTCTCGTCCCAACCAAGGCTATTTTTATACGAACATGGGAGCTTCTCTATCGTTTATCTACGGCCTATTTCAGCCTTATAGTAATGCCCCAGAAATGAGGGAAGTCAAGCGCTGGCTCGGCACAGTTTATAGCATTAGTGCTTCCAACTCTGCTACACCAGAAAAACAACAGTTTGACAGTCTTCTCGTTCTGGCCCCAACCAGAAAGCCATAG
- a CDS encoding M20 family metallopeptidase gives MLSQIKDIARTLAPRLIEIRRHLHSHPELSGQEYQTAAYVAGVLSSSGLHVQEAVGKVGVVGELSGQGADPRLLAIRTDMDALPIQERTSLEFASRQPGIMHACGHDVHTTVGLGTAMVLSQLANALPGSVRFLFQPAEEIAQGAGWMVADGVMDQVTAILSVHVFPSIPAGSVGIRYGALTAAADDLELLIVGESGHGARPHEAIDAVWIAAQVVTNLQQAISRTQNPLRPVVLTFGQINGGRAPNVIADQVRLQGTVRSLHPETRANLPEWIEQIVANVCQTYGAKYELHYRRGVPSVQNDPTLTQLLEASAHEAWGSDRVQILLEPSLGSEDFSLYLEHAPGSMFRLGVGYPNKLNYPLHHPQFEVDESAIVTGVVTLAYAIYKYWHKEHR, from the coding sequence ATGCTTAGTCAGATCAAAGATATTGCGCGTACCCTTGCACCTCGGTTAATCGAAATTCGCCGCCATCTGCACAGTCACCCAGAACTGAGCGGCCAAGAATATCAAACTGCTGCTTATGTTGCTGGCGTGCTTTCCTCCTCTGGACTCCATGTACAAGAGGCAGTTGGTAAAGTCGGGGTCGTGGGTGAACTCTCAGGTCAAGGAGCTGACCCACGCTTGCTAGCGATTCGGACAGATATGGATGCTCTGCCCATTCAGGAGCGTACCAGTTTAGAGTTTGCTTCGCGGCAGCCCGGTATCATGCACGCCTGCGGTCACGATGTCCATACCACCGTGGGTTTGGGGACGGCAATGGTGCTGTCTCAGCTTGCCAACGCTCTACCAGGCTCGGTACGGTTTCTGTTTCAGCCAGCAGAAGAAATTGCTCAAGGTGCAGGCTGGATGGTGGCAGACGGCGTGATGGATCAGGTGACGGCGATTCTGTCCGTTCATGTCTTTCCTTCCATTCCGGCGGGTTCTGTGGGCATTCGCTATGGAGCCTTGACTGCGGCGGCTGATGATTTGGAGCTTCTGATTGTGGGCGAGTCGGGACATGGTGCCCGCCCCCATGAAGCGATCGATGCTGTCTGGATTGCGGCTCAAGTCGTGACTAACTTGCAACAAGCGATTAGTCGCACCCAGAATCCCCTCCGTCCTGTCGTTCTCACTTTCGGCCAGATTAATGGGGGACGGGCTCCTAATGTGATCGCTGATCAAGTTAGACTCCAAGGAACTGTGCGATCGCTCCATCCCGAAACTCGGGCCAATCTACCTGAATGGATTGAGCAAATTGTGGCTAATGTTTGCCAAACCTACGGTGCCAAATACGAGCTGCACTATCGTCGGGGAGTGCCTTCTGTCCAGAACGATCCAACCTTAACTCAGTTGCTAGAAGCGTCTGCTCATGAGGCTTGGGGGAGCGATCGCGTCCAGATTTTACTAGAGCCTTCTCTAGGCTCCGAAGACTTCTCTCTTTATTTAGAACATGCACCTGGCAGTATGTTTCGCCTGGGTGTAGGCTATCCCAACAAACTCAATTACCCGTTACATCATCCTCAGTTTGAAGTAGATGAATCGGCGATCGTGACGGGAGTGGTGACTTTGGCTTATGCGATTTATAAGTACTGGCACAAAGAACATCGCTAA
- a CDS encoding NIL domain-containing protein, with the protein MKKRVTLTFPKRSIQMPVTYRLAKDFNVAANIIRAQVAPNQIGTLVVELSGDIDQLDAAVDWMRSQDIGVSLASRELLIDEEVCVHCGLCTGVCPTEALTLDPQSFRLTFTRSRCIVCEQCIPTCPVQAISTNL; encoded by the coding sequence GTGAAGAAACGGGTAACTCTAACTTTTCCTAAACGTTCTATTCAAATGCCAGTGACGTATCGACTGGCCAAAGATTTTAATGTGGCGGCTAACATTATTCGTGCCCAAGTTGCCCCAAATCAGATTGGTACGTTGGTTGTGGAGCTTTCTGGCGATATCGATCAGCTAGATGCAGCCGTGGACTGGATGCGATCGCAAGACATTGGTGTTTCCTTGGCGAGCCGAGAACTGCTGATTGACGAAGAGGTCTGTGTCCATTGCGGCCTCTGTACCGGAGTCTGCCCGACGGAAGCTCTGACCCTAGACCCCCAATCTTTTCGGCTCACCTTCACGCGATCGCGCTGTATTGTCTGCGAACAGTGCATTCCCACTTGCCCAGTTCAAGCCATCTCAACAAATCTGTAG
- a CDS encoding peptidoglycan-binding protein: MESSPGQGLAAPHIICSQILRWSTISLLTASLLSLLISASEAEETFAQGLSSSASENTLIKTPGSLINRANLRLGSRGRDVSELQATLKLLGFYAGVVDGFYGESTAIAVSRFQTAAGLSVDGIVGTATWNQLFPPPTSSIISSTTRPTARPTDPAATTNSPVTANTLATADTSAAAFPVPQIASGNTSTSRPTALTVTSASSGSNNDSVKPIASLNSTENSADIATSSVELPVLRLGMQGSAVSRLQERLQAAGFFQGVIDGAFGPETQTAVKAAQRQYQLEADGVVGPATWSALLR; this comes from the coding sequence ATGGAAAGTAGCCCAGGTCAAGGTTTAGCAGCTCCCCACATCATTTGCAGCCAAATTCTTCGCTGGAGTACCATCAGCTTGCTAACGGCTAGTTTACTCAGCCTCCTAATTTCAGCTAGCGAAGCAGAAGAAACCTTTGCCCAAGGGCTAAGCTCAAGCGCCTCAGAAAATACATTAATCAAAACACCAGGTAGCCTGATCAACCGAGCAAATTTGCGGCTGGGTAGTCGAGGCCGAGATGTTTCAGAATTGCAAGCCACTTTGAAGCTATTAGGCTTTTATGCTGGAGTGGTAGATGGCTTTTATGGCGAAAGTACTGCGATCGCGGTTTCTCGGTTTCAGACGGCAGCGGGGCTATCGGTGGATGGCATTGTAGGAACTGCTACCTGGAACCAACTTTTTCCACCCCCTACCTCTAGCATTATTTCGTCTACCACCAGACCCACAGCCCGACCCACCGATCCTGCTGCTACCACCAATAGCCCAGTTACTGCCAATACTCTAGCCACTGCGGATACTTCTGCCGCTGCCTTCCCAGTTCCCCAAATTGCTTCAGGCAACACGAGTACTAGCCGCCCAACCGCTCTCACTGTGACTAGTGCTAGTTCAGGTTCCAATAACGACTCTGTGAAGCCCATTGCCTCTTTGAACTCTACTGAGAACTCTGCTGATATTGCTACCTCTAGCGTAGAGTTACCAGTGCTGAGATTGGGCATGCAGGGTTCTGCCGTTTCCAGATTACAAGAGCGCTTGCAAGCAGCAGGATTTTTCCAGGGTGTGATAGACGGCGCTTTTGGGCCTGAAACCCAAACAGCCGTGAAAGCTGCTCAGCGTCAGTATCAATTAGAAGCAGACGGTGTTGTTGGGCCTGCTACGTGGAGCGCCTTGCTGCGTTAA
- a CDS encoding aspartate aminotransferase — protein MELDWITPAERLRALPPYVFARLDELKGHARAQGLDLIDLGMGNPDGPTPQPVVDAAIAALQNPANHGYPPFEGTASFRRAITSWYHRRYGVSLDPDGEALPLLGSKEGLAHLAIAYVNPGDVVLVPSPAYPAHFRGPLIAGGKIHNLILKPENDWLIDLADIPDDVAKQAKMLYFNYPSNPTAATAPREFFEDIVAFARKHEILLVHDLCYAELAFDGYQPTSLLEIPGAKDIGVEFHTMSKTYNMAGWRVGFVVGNRHIIQGLRTLKTNLDYGIFAALQSAAETALQLPDVYLHEVQARYRTRRDFLIQGLEELGWIIPKTRATMYLWVPCPPGQNSTDFALSVLQQTGVVVTPGNAFGPGGEGYVRISLIADCDRLGEALQRLKQANIRYQAEAVVSHSE, from the coding sequence ATGGAACTGGATTGGATTACCCCTGCCGAACGCCTGCGGGCACTTCCCCCCTATGTATTCGCTCGCTTAGATGAGTTAAAAGGTCACGCTCGCGCCCAGGGTCTAGACTTGATTGACCTGGGAATGGGCAACCCCGATGGCCCTACGCCCCAGCCTGTTGTAGATGCAGCGATCGCAGCTTTGCAAAACCCCGCCAATCATGGTTATCCACCTTTTGAGGGCACTGCCAGTTTCCGCCGCGCCATCACCAGTTGGTACCACCGTCGTTATGGCGTCAGCCTCGATCCTGACGGAGAAGCTTTGCCACTGCTGGGGTCCAAAGAAGGCTTGGCTCACTTAGCGATCGCCTACGTCAATCCCGGTGATGTGGTTCTCGTTCCCAGCCCTGCTTATCCCGCTCACTTCCGGGGACCGCTCATTGCGGGTGGCAAAATTCACAACCTGATCCTGAAGCCAGAAAATGATTGGCTCATTGACTTAGCAGACATTCCAGATGATGTGGCTAAGCAAGCCAAAATGCTCTATTTCAACTACCCCAGCAATCCAACAGCAGCTACAGCTCCACGCGAATTCTTTGAAGACATTGTGGCTTTTGCCCGCAAGCATGAAATTTTGCTGGTACACGATCTTTGCTACGCGGAACTCGCCTTTGATGGCTACCAACCCACCAGTTTGCTAGAGATCCCAGGCGCGAAGGACATTGGGGTAGAGTTTCACACCATGTCCAAAACCTATAACATGGCGGGTTGGCGTGTGGGCTTTGTGGTGGGTAATCGTCACATCATTCAAGGGCTGCGAACCTTAAAAACCAACCTGGACTACGGAATTTTTGCAGCTCTACAATCTGCGGCTGAAACTGCCTTGCAACTGCCCGATGTTTACTTGCACGAAGTTCAAGCTCGCTACCGCACCCGCCGAGATTTCCTAATTCAAGGATTAGAAGAGCTGGGTTGGATCATTCCGAAGACCCGCGCCACTATGTATCTCTGGGTGCCTTGTCCACCGGGGCAAAACTCCACTGACTTTGCTCTGTCAGTCCTACAACAGACGGGTGTCGTTGTGACCCCAGGTAATGCCTTTGGACCAGGAGGCGAAGGCTACGTTCGCATTAGCTTGATTGCCGACTGCGATCGCCTTGGAGAAGCTTTACAACGATTGAAGCAAGCTAACATCCGTTACCAAGCTGAAGCTGTAGTGTCTCATTCTGAATAA